The following proteins are co-located in the Acidimicrobiales bacterium genome:
- a CDS encoding siderophore-interacting protein has translation MAEVEELGPRMLRVVAGGSELCDFATPEPAASIRVLVPAPGDRLVLPQWNGNEFLMPDGERPLLRTFTPVVVDANSGLIEFWVVRHPGGAVSGWAETAQPGDPLAISGPGSGYELPDAARSLLILGDETAIPAVRQLAGLAAQAGLSVEAHVEVIDPGAVLDLGFDVRWHVTQPGAVAGRRLVEVVDAVAHLDEGVHVWAAGEASAMQAIRKRLFDALGVERTRTSVRGYWKPQRG, from the coding sequence GTGGCCGAAGTCGAAGAGCTCGGCCCTCGAATGCTGCGGGTCGTGGCCGGCGGATCCGAGCTTTGCGATTTTGCCACCCCCGAGCCTGCGGCCAGCATCCGCGTTTTGGTCCCCGCGCCAGGTGATCGGCTCGTGTTGCCACAGTGGAACGGCAACGAATTCCTCATGCCAGACGGCGAAAGACCCTTGCTGCGCACGTTTACTCCCGTCGTGGTCGACGCCAATTCGGGCCTGATCGAGTTCTGGGTGGTGCGCCACCCCGGTGGCGCGGTTTCGGGATGGGCAGAGACGGCCCAACCGGGCGACCCGCTGGCCATATCGGGGCCCGGAAGTGGGTACGAGCTGCCCGATGCCGCCCGCAGCCTGCTGATCTTGGGCGACGAGACCGCGATACCCGCAGTGAGACAACTTGCCGGTCTCGCCGCCCAGGCCGGCCTGTCGGTAGAGGCCCACGTCGAGGTAATCGATCCTGGCGCCGTGCTGGACCTCGGGTTCGATGTTCGCTGGCACGTGACACAGCCCGGCGCTGTTGCCGGCCGTCGACTGGTCGAAGTCGTCGACGCAGTCGCTCACCTCGACGAGGGAGTCCACGTCTGGGCGGCAGGTGAGGCTTCGGCGATGCAGGCGATCCGCAAGCGGCTGTTCGATGCCCTGGGGGTCGAGCGCACGCGCACTTCGGTTCGGGGCTACTGGAAACCGCAACGAGGCTGA
- a CDS encoding winged helix-turn-helix domain-containing protein — MDLMEPEPDLPSWTFLTNYAHVLIAIDRNPELRQRDIAHAVGLTVGAVQKIINELERGGYLSHEKVGRRNRYQINPDLPLRHPLENTHNVGELLESLADSGS, encoded by the coding sequence ATGGACTTGATGGAGCCAGAACCCGATCTTCCGTCGTGGACTTTCCTCACCAACTACGCCCACGTGTTGATCGCGATCGACCGCAATCCCGAGCTTCGTCAACGCGACATTGCGCACGCCGTCGGACTCACCGTCGGAGCGGTGCAAAAGATAATCAACGAACTGGAGCGGGGTGGGTATCTGTCGCACGAAAAAGTCGGCAGGCGCAACCGCTACCAGATCAATCCCGACCTTCCCCTGAGACACCCGCTCGAGAACACCCACAACGTGGGCGAACTGCTCGAGAGCCTGGCCGACAGCGGTAGCTGA
- a CDS encoding ABC transporter ATP-binding protein, translating into MTEPALQMSDVRKVYQVGDDEVVALDHATLTLGEDEIVALVGPSGSGKTTLCSIAGGILSTTEGSVRVGGEEITDYSDSELTRFRQSQVGFVFQSVNLVPFLNARENLLVVDEMGRRQGKPARDRADRLLEELGLSDRAKNLPSQLSGGQKQRVAIGRALMNEPRLVLFDEPTSALDTELGAQVMELIRTEMKSRKTAAIVVTHDERITDYCDRTVHITDGVLRS; encoded by the coding sequence ATGACCGAACCCGCACTCCAGATGTCAGACGTCCGCAAGGTCTACCAAGTGGGCGACGACGAGGTCGTGGCGCTCGATCACGCCACGCTGACGCTGGGCGAGGACGAGATCGTTGCGCTGGTCGGGCCGTCGGGCTCGGGCAAGACCACTCTCTGCTCGATCGCCGGCGGCATCTTGTCGACCACCGAGGGGTCTGTGAGGGTCGGCGGCGAAGAGATCACCGACTACTCAGACTCCGAGCTCACGCGGTTTCGACAGAGCCAGGTCGGCTTTGTATTCCAGTCGGTCAACCTCGTGCCGTTCCTGAACGCTCGAGAGAATCTGCTGGTGGTGGACGAGATGGGCCGCCGCCAAGGCAAGCCGGCACGCGATCGCGCCGACCGCCTGCTCGAAGAACTCGGCCTTTCCGATCGGGCCAAGAACCTGCCGTCGCAACTCTCGGGCGGCCAAAAGCAGCGGGTGGCCATAGGTCGCGCCCTCATGAACGAACCGCGGCTGGTGCTGTTCGACGAACCCACCTCGGCTCTCGACACCGAACTCGGCGCCCAGGTCATGGAACTCATTCGCACCGAGATGAAGTCGCGAAAGACGGCGGCCATCGTCGTGACCCACGACGAGCGCATCACCGACTATTGCGACCGCACGGTCCACATCACCGACGGAGTGCTTCGTAGCTAG
- a CDS encoding ABC transporter permease, translated as MKIAWKELLRQPSRFVSATAILALIALLLMFLGGLLDGLIRLSTGALRAQDAEAIVFSESSQASFLRSRVDAQTRIQIEQLDGVEEVGGLGVSLLGARVPGNGPRDLASVALWGYELPTGSLPAPPGDGEAYADEVLSADGVELGDELLVGPARTPIKVVGWVDDTAYNGQGGLWANISTWQEVLAQNRPGARLAEGTVQALAVRSSVDAAELIDQIDSALAGSAYALSVQDAINEIPGVTEQQSTFNQILGVTVVIALVVIALFFALITVERTGLYGVLKAIGARSRSIFAGLVLQAVVVTAVASAIAGVLAVVLDLLIGPGSIPLYISPGRIASSVLLLLVAAVAGCAFSLRRVLRIDPASALGS; from the coding sequence ATGAAGATCGCGTGGAAGGAACTGCTGCGCCAGCCGAGCCGCTTCGTCTCGGCAACAGCGATCTTGGCCCTCATCGCCTTGTTGCTGATGTTCCTGGGCGGCCTGCTCGACGGCCTGATCCGGCTGTCGACCGGGGCCCTTCGAGCACAGGATGCCGAGGCCATCGTGTTCTCGGAGTCTTCGCAGGCGTCGTTCCTGCGGAGTCGCGTCGATGCACAGACGCGCATCCAGATCGAACAGCTCGACGGTGTCGAAGAGGTCGGGGGCCTCGGGGTATCGCTTCTGGGCGCCCGCGTTCCCGGCAATGGCCCTCGCGACCTGGCCAGCGTCGCTCTGTGGGGCTACGAGCTCCCCACCGGGTCGCTGCCGGCACCGCCGGGCGACGGCGAGGCCTACGCCGACGAGGTTCTCTCGGCCGATGGGGTCGAACTGGGCGACGAGTTGTTGGTGGGCCCGGCCCGCACACCCATCAAGGTGGTGGGTTGGGTCGACGACACGGCCTACAACGGTCAAGGCGGCCTGTGGGCCAACATCTCCACCTGGCAGGAGGTACTGGCCCAGAACCGGCCCGGTGCGCGACTGGCCGAAGGCACCGTGCAGGCCCTGGCTGTGAGGTCGAGCGTCGACGCAGCCGAACTGATCGACCAGATCGACTCTGCGCTGGCTGGCAGCGCCTATGCGCTGAGTGTCCAGGACGCAATCAACGAGATTCCCGGCGTTACCGAGCAGCAGAGCACCTTCAACCAGATCCTCGGGGTCACCGTGGTGATCGCGCTTGTGGTCATTGCGTTGTTCTTCGCCCTCATCACCGTCGAACGAACGGGGCTGTACGGAGTGCTCAAGGCCATCGGCGCCCGCTCTCGAAGCATCTTCGCAGGGCTCGTACTGCAGGCCGTGGTGGTGACTGCGGTGGCTTCGGCGATCGCCGGCGTGTTGGCAGTGGTGCTCGACCTCTTGATCGGCCCGGGATCCATACCCCTGTACATCTCACCCGGACGCATTGCGTCGAGCGTCTTGTTGCTGTTGGTTGCGGCGGTGGCGGGCTGTGCGTTCTCGCTGCGCCGCGTTCTTCGTATCGACCCGGCTTCGGCCCTCGGGAGTTGA
- a CDS encoding ABC transporter permease, which yields MFLALKEMTRAKARFGLLIAAIGLLVFLILFQQSLQNGLLTSFVGAIRNQSAPVLVYTVDGQRVVQGSVITPDLEQQVGGLSDVASIGRIGQGTFSVTAGDGSLSETTIWGFEDASLGAPDNIVEGRLAQSGGEAVASEADADLGFDLGDTVLVEPGGLELTVVGLARDSQLNAGPTLFVLYDTYVQSVQSANPDAGEPLPNVLAMAPRGGLDADGLVEQVNALSDDLDALTKNDAADQTPGVAQVRQSFAVIFLLYGLVIPCIVGLFFLIVTLQKSPSLTLLRAIGAPGKRLVSALLTQAVIIVAAGFALGVLMYTPLSQQRLGGIALRFETPAVVFWGVLLLVLGLGSSLLSARRVLAIDPIEATTGGANR from the coding sequence ATGTTCTTGGCCTTGAAGGAGATGACGCGTGCCAAGGCCCGCTTTGGCCTGTTGATCGCCGCGATCGGTCTCCTGGTTTTCTTGATCTTGTTCCAGCAGTCGTTGCAGAACGGCTTGCTCACCTCGTTCGTCGGCGCCATTCGAAACCAGTCGGCGCCGGTTCTCGTCTACACCGTCGACGGTCAGCGGGTCGTGCAGGGCAGCGTCATCACACCAGACCTCGAGCAGCAGGTCGGCGGATTGTCCGATGTTGCGTCCATCGGCCGCATCGGTCAGGGAACCTTCAGCGTCACCGCAGGCGACGGCTCGCTGTCTGAAACCACCATCTGGGGTTTCGAGGACGCGTCATTGGGTGCGCCAGACAACATCGTCGAGGGGCGTCTGGCCCAGTCGGGCGGAGAGGCCGTAGCCAGCGAGGCCGATGCCGACTTGGGGTTCGACCTCGGAGACACGGTGCTCGTCGAACCTGGCGGCCTCGAACTGACCGTTGTGGGTCTGGCGCGAGACTCGCAGCTCAACGCCGGACCGACCTTGTTCGTTCTGTACGACACCTACGTTCAGTCGGTCCAGTCGGCCAACCCAGACGCGGGTGAGCCCTTGCCCAACGTGTTGGCGATGGCACCGCGCGGTGGTCTGGATGCCGACGGACTCGTCGAGCAGGTCAACGCGCTGTCGGACGACCTCGACGCGCTCACCAAGAACGATGCCGCCGACCAAACGCCCGGCGTGGCTCAGGTTCGGCAGTCATTCGCCGTGATCTTCCTGCTGTACGGCCTGGTCATCCCGTGCATCGTCGGTTTGTTCTTCCTCATCGTCACGCTTCAGAAGTCGCCGAGCCTGACCCTGCTGCGCGCCATCGGGGCGCCGGGCAAGCGACTGGTTTCAGCCCTGTTGACCCAGGCTGTGATCATCGTTGCGGCCGGTTTCGCCCTGGGAGTGCTGATGTACACGCCCCTTTCTCAGCAACGGCTGGGCGGTATTGCGCTGCGCTTCGAAACCCCGGCCGTGGTCTTCTGGGGTGTCTTGCTCCTAGTGCTGGGCTTGGGCAGCTCGCTGCTGTCGGCGAGGCGGGTTCTGGCCATCGATCCCATCGAGGCGACCACCGGAGGTGCCAACCGATGA